The following proteins are encoded in a genomic region of Methanomicrobiales archaeon HGW-Methanomicrobiales-1:
- a CDS encoding pyrophosphatase, whose translation MGKKVVIIGHRQPDTDSVASVTGYAAFLNLAEPGKYIPARCGELNAETCFALETFGLKAPVLIDSIEPRVSDLAIHRISVTQDVPTVDVAALMDAHDIRNVPITDEVGRLVGIVGEHGLAQAYVKRQNIGELAIMPLPLDTLARILSARVVVKAADTLGGRVFIAINAPTVRSKNLTDKDIAIAGDNEPVQLSLIAAGIAALIIVDKAPVSEQVIREATQKGVSVLATYLDAFGVGTMINLSLPARMVMETDIPRLGLDDSLAHAKQVVYSSKFRSACVVEKDGMLRGIVTRTTLIDDVHRPVILLDHNEFAQAVEGIDTAEIIEIIDHHRLGAISTLKPVKFLNDPVGSTSTIITKKYAESGITPTPEIAGILLAGILSDTLILKMSTTTPEDHKMVAYLAAITGLDPVSFGTKLLERGMNIKGATMEDLLVRDTKRYELFGKKVIISQVMVPSFAYPQAHADEIQKELARLRVQQGTDIYLGLFTSVIENGSELFASAESGLLTKLGLKDQPIHLATMMSRKKDLIPWFGDKLRAI comes from the coding sequence ATGGGGAAAAAAGTGGTGATCATCGGCCATCGTCAGCCGGATACGGACTCTGTTGCCAGCGTGACAGGGTATGCAGCGTTTTTAAACCTTGCCGAACCGGGGAAATACATTCCTGCCCGGTGCGGGGAACTGAACGCGGAGACGTGTTTTGCCCTTGAGACATTCGGCCTGAAAGCCCCGGTGCTTATCGATAGCATCGAGCCCCGGGTCTCCGATCTTGCCATCCACCGGATCAGCGTGACACAGGATGTACCGACGGTCGACGTAGCGGCGCTGATGGATGCGCATGATATCCGCAATGTGCCGATCACCGATGAAGTGGGACGGCTTGTCGGTATTGTGGGGGAACACGGGCTTGCCCAAGCCTATGTCAAAAGACAAAACATCGGCGAACTAGCCATCATGCCCCTTCCACTCGATACCCTGGCAAGGATACTCAGTGCCCGTGTGGTGGTGAAAGCAGCAGATACCCTCGGGGGCAGGGTTTTTATTGCCATCAATGCACCCACGGTCCGCTCAAAGAACCTGACGGACAAGGACATTGCAATCGCTGGCGATAACGAGCCGGTCCAGCTTTCGCTGATAGCCGCAGGAATCGCAGCCCTCATCATTGTCGACAAGGCACCGGTCAGTGAGCAGGTGATCCGCGAAGCAACGCAGAAAGGAGTTTCGGTACTGGCAACCTATCTCGATGCATTTGGCGTAGGCACGATGATCAATCTCTCTCTTCCGGCCCGGATGGTGATGGAGACTGACATCCCCCGGCTCGGTCTCGACGATTCGCTGGCACACGCAAAACAGGTCGTGTACTCATCCAAGTTCCGTTCCGCGTGCGTTGTCGAAAAAGACGGGATGTTGAGGGGAATTGTAACCCGCACAACCCTCATTGACGATGTGCACAGGCCGGTCATTCTCCTGGATCACAATGAATTTGCCCAGGCAGTTGAGGGTATCGACACCGCAGAGATCATCGAGATCATCGACCACCACCGGCTCGGGGCCATCTCAACGTTAAAACCGGTCAAGTTCCTTAATGATCCGGTAGGTTCCACCTCAACGATCATCACCAAAAAATATGCAGAAAGTGGCATCACACCCACTCCGGAGATTGCCGGGATCCTGCTTGCCGGGATCCTCTCCGACACCCTGATCCTGAAAATGTCCACCACCACTCCCGAAGATCACAAGATGGTGGCATACCTCGCTGCGATAACCGGACTCGACCCGGTCTCATTTGGCACAAAACTGCTGGAACGGGGGATGAATATCAAAGGGGCAACCATGGAAGATCTCCTGGTGCGGGACACGAAACGGTACGAACTGTTCGGCAAGAAAGTGATCATCTCCCAGGTGATGGTTCCGTCGTTTGCCTACCCGCAGGCACATGCAGATGAGATTCAGAAGGAACTCGCACGTTTGCGCGTGCAGCAGGGAACCGACATCTACCTGGGATTGTTCACCAGTGTCATCGAAAACGGGAGCGAGCTCTTTGCCTCAGCTGAAAGCGGGCTTTTAACAAAACTGGGATTGAAGGACCAACCGATCCACCTGGCAACCATGATGTCCCGGAAAAAGGATCTCATCCCGTGGTTTGGCGATAAACTCCGTGCGATCTAA
- a CDS encoding excinuclease ABC subunit UvrA — translation MKNIIIKGARQHNLKNVSVEIPRDKLVVITGVSGSGKSTLAFDTLYAEGQRRYVESLSTYARQFLGMMHKPDVDSIEGLSPAISIEQKTTSKNPRSTVGTTTEIYDYLRLLFSRIGTPYCPEHNIPIASQTPDRIADQIAAEHPGMVTILSPVVRQKKGTYQQLLKDLNKEGYARVRVNGKIIRTDEEISLDRYKKQDIEIVIDRLASSDRSRLTEAVENALKKSEGLVLVTGEDEKESTYSSLMACPVCGLAFEELQPRMFSFNSPFGACEDCHGLGVKMEFDPDLIIPDRTRCIADGAVAPYRNPMDGFRGQYLATVAKHFGFDVMTPIKDLTEKQYNALMFGSSERMHFAMSMKNGDAQWSHNGEWEGLLPQTARLYSQTQSEWRKRELENYMRIFDCPACKGQRLKDKVLAVRISGKSIIDVTDLSISTSIAFFKDLKLTEKQTEIAHQIIKEIRSRIEFLEKVGLGYLTLSRNAGTLSGGEAQRIRLATQIGSNLMGVLYVLDEPSIGLHQRDNRKLIETLRTLRDLGNTVIVVEHDEDMIRSADHLIDMGPGAGLHGGAIVAEGTPPQIQKNKKSLTGQYLAGTKKIDIPAKRRTSKKYITVKGCRENNLKKIDAKFPIGLLTVITGVSGSGKSTLVYETLYKGMMQILNQSRDQPGAHDRIVFDAEIDKVIVIDQSPIGKTPRSNPATYTKVFDEIRTVFAETKEAKMRGYKPGRFSFNIKGGRCEACEGDGLIRIEMNFLPDVYIECEECKGKRYNRETLEVKYKGKSIADVLDMSVEEALALFTNIPSIRTKLETLSRVGLDYIKLGQSSTTLSGGEAQRIKLTRELAKRATGKTLYLLDEPTTGLHFDDTKKLIKVLDDLVEKGNTVVVIEHNLDVIKSADHIIDIGPEGGDGGGKIVATGTPEQVAKVKGSYTGEFLKPMLQSV, via the coding sequence ATGAAAAATATTATCATCAAAGGTGCCCGCCAGCACAATCTCAAAAATGTCAGTGTCGAGATCCCCCGCGACAAGCTCGTTGTCATAACCGGCGTATCCGGTTCCGGGAAATCCACGCTCGCATTCGATACTCTCTATGCTGAGGGACAGCGGCGCTATGTTGAGTCACTCTCCACGTACGCCCGCCAGTTTCTCGGCATGATGCACAAGCCGGATGTTGACAGTATCGAAGGACTGTCACCCGCAATTTCGATCGAACAGAAGACCACGAGCAAGAATCCCCGCAGCACGGTAGGAACGACCACCGAGATTTACGATTATCTCCGCCTGCTGTTCTCCCGTATCGGGACACCGTACTGTCCCGAGCATAATATCCCGATCGCTTCCCAGACCCCCGACCGGATCGCCGATCAGATCGCAGCAGAACACCCGGGCATGGTGACCATCCTGTCCCCGGTAGTCCGGCAGAAGAAGGGCACGTACCAGCAGCTCTTGAAAGACCTGAACAAGGAGGGGTATGCACGGGTCCGGGTGAACGGGAAGATTATCCGCACCGATGAGGAGATCAGCCTCGACCGGTACAAGAAGCAGGATATTGAGATCGTGATCGACCGGCTTGCCTCATCCGACCGATCGCGCCTTACCGAAGCGGTCGAGAACGCGCTCAAAAAATCCGAAGGACTGGTGCTGGTCACCGGCGAGGATGAAAAAGAGTCCACGTACTCCTCGCTTATGGCCTGCCCGGTCTGCGGGCTTGCCTTTGAGGAACTCCAGCCCCGCATGTTCTCGTTTAACAGCCCGTTCGGTGCCTGTGAGGACTGCCATGGTCTCGGCGTAAAGATGGAGTTCGACCCGGATCTTATCATCCCGGATCGGACGCGCTGCATTGCTGACGGGGCCGTTGCCCCGTACCGGAACCCGATGGACGGGTTCCGGGGGCAGTATCTCGCTACTGTGGCAAAGCATTTCGGGTTCGACGTGATGACCCCAATCAAGGATCTTACCGAGAAGCAGTACAATGCCCTGATGTTCGGATCCTCAGAACGGATGCACTTCGCCATGAGCATGAAGAACGGGGATGCCCAGTGGTCCCATAACGGGGAATGGGAAGGGCTCCTTCCCCAGACCGCCCGGCTGTACTCCCAGACCCAGTCGGAGTGGCGGAAACGGGAACTGGAAAATTATATGCGGATCTTTGACTGCCCTGCCTGCAAAGGCCAGCGGCTCAAGGACAAAGTCCTCGCGGTCCGGATCAGCGGAAAATCCATCATCGATGTCACGGATCTCTCCATCAGCACCAGCATCGCGTTCTTCAAAGACCTGAAACTTACGGAAAAACAGACAGAGATCGCCCACCAGATCATCAAGGAGATCCGTTCCCGGATTGAATTCTTGGAAAAGGTCGGACTGGGATATCTTACGCTCTCCCGCAATGCCGGCACTCTCTCCGGTGGGGAAGCCCAGCGCATCCGGCTTGCCACCCAGATTGGCTCGAACCTGATGGGGGTGCTCTATGTACTTGATGAACCCTCTATCGGGCTGCACCAGCGGGATAACCGGAAACTGATCGAGACGCTGCGGACGCTCCGCGATCTCGGCAATACCGTGATTGTTGTGGAGCATGACGAGGATATGATCCGCTCTGCGGATCACCTGATCGATATGGGTCCGGGGGCGGGTCTTCATGGTGGCGCAATTGTTGCCGAGGGAACGCCCCCGCAGATCCAGAAGAACAAGAAGTCCTTAACCGGCCAGTATCTTGCGGGTACCAAAAAGATCGATATACCGGCAAAACGCCGCACATCAAAGAAATATATCACGGTGAAAGGCTGCCGGGAAAATAATCTGAAAAAGATTGACGCGAAGTTCCCGATAGGTCTCCTCACGGTCATCACCGGGGTCTCGGGCAGCGGGAAATCCACGCTCGTGTACGAAACGCTCTACAAGGGCATGATGCAGATCCTCAACCAGTCCCGGGACCAGCCCGGTGCCCATGATCGGATCGTATTCGATGCGGAGATTGACAAGGTGATCGTGATCGACCAGTCACCCATCGGGAAAACCCCCCGGTCCAACCCTGCCACTTACACCAAGGTATTTGATGAGATACGGACCGTTTTTGCCGAGACAAAAGAGGCAAAGATGCGGGGCTACAAACCCGGCCGTTTCTCGTTCAATATCAAAGGCGGGCGGTGCGAGGCCTGCGAGGGTGACGGGCTGATACGGATCGAGATGAACTTCCTGCCCGATGTCTATATCGAGTGCGAGGAGTGCAAGGGCAAGCGGTACAACCGCGAGACGCTCGAGGTGAAGTACAAGGGCAAATCAATCGCCGATGTGCTGGACATGAGCGTGGAAGAAGCCCTTGCCCTGTTTACCAATATCCCTTCGATCCGGACCAAGCTCGAGACGCTCTCCCGTGTCGGGCTCGATTACATCAAGCTCGGGCAGAGTTCCACAACTTTGTCCGGGGGCGAGGCCCAGCGGATCAAGCTCACCCGCGAGCTGGCCAAGAGGGCGACCGGAAAGACGCTCTACCTGCTCGATGAACCCACCACCGGGCTCCATTTCGATGACACGAAGAAACTGATCAAGGTGCTTGACGACCTTGTGGAAAAAGGAAATACGGTCGTCGTGATTGAACACAACCTCGATGTGATCAAGTCCGCCGATCATATCATCGATATCGGACCCGAAGGCGGGGATGGTGGCGGGAAGATCGTGGCAACGGGAACTCCGGAGCAGGTTGCAAAAGTGAAAGGAAGTTATACAGGAGAGTTCCTAAAACCCATGCTACAGTCCGTATGA